In one window of Solanum pennellii chromosome 2, SPENNV200 DNA:
- the LOC107009312 gene encoding calcium-dependent protein kinase 18: MGNICFSSSKVSGSNSNTPSTTTTNTATVNGHRNRRSSANPVPTTTNTSRKQEGSYYNRQKGKDNGGVKQQTRNSQKNVKHNTRKQSGIIPCGKRTDFGYDKDFDNKFTIGKLLGHGQFGYTYVATDKSNGNRVAVKRIEKKKMVVPIAVEDVKREVKILKALAGHENVVDFYNAFEDDNYVYIVMELCEGGELLDRILAKKDSRYTEKDAAIVVGQMLKVAAQCHLHGLVHRDMKPENFLFKSSKEDSSLKATDFGLSDFIRPGKKFQDIVGSAYYVAPEVLKRKSGPESDVWSIGVITFILLCGRRPFWDKTEDGIFKEVLRNKPDFRRKPWPTISNSAKDFVKKLLVKDPRARLTAAQALSHPWVREGGDASEIPLDISVLSNMRQFVKYSRLKQFALRALASTLDEEELADVRDQFSAIDVDKNGVISLEEMRQALAKDLPWKMKESRVHEILQAIDSNTDGLVDFPEFVAATLHVHQLEEHNLLKWQQRSQTAFEKFDVDRDGFITPEELRMHTGLKGSIDPLLEEADIDKDGKISLSEFRRLLRTASISSRMVNSPTVRGSRKI, encoded by the exons ATGGGCAACATATGTTTTTCTAGCTCAAAAGTTAGTGGTTCAAACAGCAACACCCCTTCCACCACCACCACAAATACCGCCACCGTGAATGGCCACCGTAATCGGCGGAGTTCAGCGAACCCGGTTCCTACAACAACAAATACATCAAGAAAACAAGAGGGGTCTTATTACAATCGACAGAAAGGTAAGGATAACGGTGGGGTTAAGCAACAAACGAGAAATTCTCAGAAAAATGTTAAGCATAATACGAGGAAGCAAAGTGGGATTATTCCTTGTGGGAAAAGAACGGATTTTGGGTATGATAAAGATTTTGATAACAAGTTTACAATCGGAAAGTTGTTGGGTCATGGACAATTTGGATACACATATGTTGCAACAGACAAGTCTAATGGAAATCGTGTGGCTGTCAagagaattgaaaagaaaaag ATGGTTGTTCCAATTGCGGTTGAGGATGTAAAACGAGAAGTCAAGATATTGAAGGCCTTAGCCGGTCACGAGAATGTAGTTGATTTCTATAATGCATTTGAGGATGATAACTATGTTTACATAGTAATGGA GTTATGTGAGGGTGGAGAACTGTTGGACCGCATTTTGGCCAA AAAGGACAGCCGTTATACCGAGAAAGATGCAGCAATAGTTGTCGGTCAGATGTTAAAAGTTGCCGCTCAGTGTCATTTACATGGATTGGTGCATCGTGATATGAAACCTGAG AATTTTCTCTTTAAATCTTCAAAGGAGGACTCATCATTAAAGGCCACAGATTTTGGTCTTTCAGACTTCATAAGACCAG GGAAGAAATTCCAAGATATAGTTGGAAGTGCATATTACGTAGCCCCAGAGGTATTAAAGCGTAAATCTGGACCTGAATCAGATGTGTGGAGCATTGGCGTGAttacattcattttactttgtGGTCGTCGGCCCTTCTGGGATAAAACAGAGGATGGCATATTCAAGGAG GTCTTACGAAACAAACCTGATTTTCGTCGCAAGCCATGGCCAACTATAAGCAACAGTGCTAAAGATTTTGTTAAGAAATTATTGGTGAAAGATCCTCGTGCTAGACTTACTGCTGCCCAGGCCCTGT CACATCCATGGGTCCGTGAAGGAGGTGATGCGTCTGAGATTCCACTAGACATATCTGTCTTGTCGAACATGCGGCAATTTGTCAAATACAGTCGATTAAAGCAATTTGCATTACGG GCATTGGCTAGCACACTTGATGAGGAGGAGCTGGCAGATGTCCGGGACCAGTTTTCTGCAATTGATGTGGATAAAAATGGTGTTATTAGCCTTGAAGAAATGAGACAG GCCCTTGCCAAGGATCTTCCCTGGAAGATGAAAGAATCGCGGGTTCATGAGATTCTTCAAGCG ATTGATAGTAACACAGACGGGCTTGTTGATTTCCCGGAGTTTGTTGCAGCGACTCTACATGTGCATCAGTTAGAGGAGcataatttgttaaaatggcAGCAAAGATCGCAAactgcttttgagaaatttgacGTTGATAGAGATGGATTCATAACTCCAGAAGAACTTAGAATG CATACCGGCTTAAAAGGCTCTATAGACCCATTGCTAGAAGAAGCAGATATCGACAAAGATGGTAAGATAAGCTTGTCAGAATTCCGGAGGCTTCTAAGAACTGCAAGTATAAGTTCGCGAATGGTGAATAGTCCAACCGTCAGAGGCTCTCGCAAAATTTAG
- the LOC107011910 gene encoding naringenin,2-oxoglutarate 3-dioxygenase: MAPSTLTALANEKTLETSFIRDEEERPKVAYNKFSDEIPVISLQGIDDVNGRRSEICEKIVNACEDWGVFQVIDHGVDAQLISQMTKLAKEFFELPPDEKLRFDMSGGKKGGFIVSSHLQGEVVQDWREIVTYFSYPIRARDYSRWPDKPQGWIGVTEKYSEKLMDLACKLLEVLSEAMGLEKEALTKACVDMDQKVVVNFYPKCPQPDLTLGLKRHTDPGTITLLLQDQVGGLQATKDNGKTWITVQPVEGAFVVNLGDHGHYLSNGRFKNADHQAVVNSNSSRLSIATFQNPAPDAKVYPLKIREGEKAIMDEPITFAEMYRRKMSKDLELARLKKLAKDEKIKTEEAKLESKPIEEILA, from the exons atggCACCTTCAACACTAACAGCTTTAGCAAATGAAAAGACCCTTGAAACAAGTTTTATTAGGGATGAAGAAGAACGTCCAAAAGTTGCTTACAATAAATTTAGTGACGAAATTCCAGTAATATCGTTGCAAGGTATTGATGATGTTAATGGAAGAAGAAGTGAAATATGTGAGAAAATAGTAAATGCTTGTGAAGATTGGGGTGTTTTTCAGGTAATTGATCATGGGGTTGATGCTCAATTAATATCACAAATGACAAAATTAGCAAAGGAATTTTTCGAATTGCCTCCTGACGAAAAGCTTCGGTTTGACATGTCTGGTGGCAAGAAAGGTGGCTTCATTGTCTCAAGCCATTTACAG GGTGAAGTGGTTCAAGACTGGCGTGAAATAGTGACTTACTTTTCATACCCAATTCGAGCTAGAGATTATTCTAGATGGCCAGACAAACCACAAGGCTGGATAGGTGTAACTGAGAAATACAGTGAAAAGTTAATGGACTTGGCTTGCAAATTATTAGAAGTACTATCAGAGGCAATGGGCTTAGAGAAAGAGGCTTTAACCAAGGCATGTGTGGATATGGACCAAAAAGTTGTTGTCAATTTTTACCCAAAGTGTCCACAGCCTGACCTTACTCTTGGGCTCAAACGACACACTGATCCAGGAACCATTACCCTATTGTTACAAGACCAAGTTGGTGGGCTTCAAGCCACTAAAGATAATGGCAAAACATGGATCACTGTTCAGCCCGTTGAAGGTGCTTTTGTGGTTAATCTTGGTGATCATGGTCAT TATTTGAGCAATGGAAGGTTCAAGAATGCTGATCATCAAGCAGTGGTGAATTCGAATAGCAGTAGATTATCGATAGCCACATTCCAGAATCCAGCACCAGATGCAAAAGTGTATCCGTTAAAAATTAGGGAAGGAGAGAAGGCGATAATGGATGAGCCGATTACATTTGCAGAAATGTACAGGAGGAAAATGAGTAAGGATCTTGAGCTAGCTAGGCTGAAGAAACTGGCCAAGGATGAGAAGATAAAAACTGAAGAGGCCAAGTTGGAGTCCAAGCCCATTGAGGAAATTCTTGCTTAA